Proteins found in one Desulfatirhabdium butyrativorans DSM 18734 genomic segment:
- a CDS encoding DUF4276 family protein, which produces MTDLFIASEDALSESVLERLVEDANEGMCIAVRMGRKGNGYLKQRILEFIKTAHAIPVLLMTDLDHIECAPVLIDDWCGRHPLPKNMLFRVAVREVEAWLLADREGFSKYSGVPVEKIPRNPESLDEPKQMLMKLIRRYGYRKIKVEVLPDRGSTARIGFGYNHILSRFVREYWSPVKAAENADSLARTRNRLREIGKQGPHGSQ; this is translated from the coding sequence ATGACAGACCTGTTTATTGCATCAGAGGATGCGTTAAGTGAATCTGTACTGGAGCGGCTGGTTGAGGATGCGAATGAGGGAATGTGCATTGCCGTTCGTATGGGTCGCAAGGGTAACGGATATCTAAAACAGCGGATTTTGGAATTTATCAAAACAGCACATGCCATCCCGGTTCTGTTAATGACGGATCTGGATCATATCGAGTGTGCGCCAGTCTTGATTGACGATTGGTGTGGCAGACACCCATTACCAAAAAATATGTTGTTTCGAGTAGCGGTACGGGAGGTCGAAGCATGGTTGTTGGCAGACCGGGAGGGATTTTCGAAATACTCAGGTGTTCCGGTTGAGAAAATACCGCGAAATCCGGAATCCCTTGACGAACCCAAGCAAATGTTGATGAAGCTTATCCGTCGCTATGGCTATCGAAAAATCAAGGTTGAAGTTCTGCCGGATAGGGGTTCAACTGCCAGGATCGGTTTCGGATACAACCATATCCTGAGCCGGTTTGTCAGGGAATACTGGTCTCCGGTCAAAGCAGCAGAAAATGCGGATAGTCTGGCGCGTACACGCAACCGTCTTCGCGAAATTGGCAAACAAGGCCCACATGGATCACAATGA
- a CDS encoding AAA family ATPase, protein MVITGLKLKNWRNFRDAEVRLMLQSYIIGPNAVGKSNLLDVFRFLRDICKPSGGGLQKAVNERGGITKLRCLHARRDTEVKIELHFSERIDDPLPSWRYVLGFKTEGKGAQRLMVSTEEVWQGEKNILSRPDSHDTEDAQLLTETHLEQTRANGQFRDIANFLANITYLHLVPQLLKFGDRIGGNRLENDPFGQGFLEQIASCQKKTRDARLLKICRALSVAVPQFKEIRFKADEITGAPHLEALYEHHRPNAGWQREEHFSDGTLRLLGILWSLLDGDSLLLIEEPELSLHQAVVEQIPALMQGVQRMTKRRRQIIISTHSESLLGNKGIDARGVIVLEPSHEGTHIRPVSNAEQKGLDSGFSVAEVVLPQTRPKKLEQLGLWG, encoded by the coding sequence ATGGTGATTACTGGTTTGAAACTGAAAAATTGGCGGAACTTCCGTGATGCTGAAGTCCGCCTGATGCTTCAGTCCTATATCATTGGTCCGAACGCTGTCGGAAAATCGAATCTTCTGGATGTATTCCGTTTTCTTCGTGACATCTGTAAGCCGTCGGGCGGCGGTTTACAGAAAGCCGTCAATGAGAGGGGAGGCATTACCAAACTTCGCTGCCTTCATGCCAGACGGGATACTGAAGTAAAAATTGAGCTTCATTTTTCTGAGCGAATCGACGACCCGTTGCCATCATGGCGGTATGTATTGGGATTTAAAACGGAGGGAAAAGGCGCCCAGCGCCTGATGGTTTCAACAGAGGAAGTCTGGCAGGGAGAGAAAAATATCCTGTCTCGTCCCGATTCTCACGATACAGAAGACGCTCAACTGCTGACTGAAACGCATCTGGAGCAGACCAGAGCCAATGGCCAGTTCCGGGACATTGCCAATTTTCTGGCCAATATCACCTATCTTCACCTGGTGCCCCAATTATTGAAATTCGGTGACAGGATCGGGGGAAACCGACTTGAAAATGATCCTTTCGGGCAGGGATTTCTGGAACAGATCGCTTCGTGTCAGAAAAAAACACGTGATGCGCGGTTGCTTAAAATCTGCAGAGCGCTTTCCGTTGCAGTGCCGCAATTCAAGGAAATACGTTTTAAAGCGGACGAAATAACCGGAGCACCTCATCTGGAAGCGCTTTATGAGCACCACCGCCCCAATGCCGGTTGGCAGCGGGAAGAGCATTTTTCCGACGGCACATTGCGACTGTTGGGGATTCTGTGGTCTCTTTTGGATGGGGATTCGCTCCTGTTGATCGAAGAGCCGGAATTGTCACTGCACCAGGCAGTGGTCGAACAAATTCCTGCTTTGATGCAAGGTGTTCAACGCATGACCAAGCGTCGGCGACAGATTATCATCAGCACCCATAGCGAATCTCTGCTGGGAAACAAAGGAATTGATGCACGTGGCGTCATCGTACTGGAACCCAGCCATGAGGGCACCCATATTCGACCTGTCAGCAATGCCGAACAGAAAGGTCTGGATTCGGGATTTTCTGTGGCAGAGGTTGTGTTGCCCCAGACCCGTCCGAAAAAACTTGAACAATTGGGATTGTGGGGATGA
- a CDS encoding DUF7680 family protein, whose amino-acid sequence MAYENPSKKESAVDPKPLTPGPQPPAPGPKSLTPHYIRFIEPEISHAPWVLRITEHKDKPIPVFIIKERIHPDQRTDTGNMVAPRSILREIGLIYGPQQQRILPVIRTIIGRICNSQGIPLELGQYVNSQRITFRGNLPLDAEAGSKLALIFKLQERILELDRVELIARRVNRFTREEAGYWLSRITTYGDAANRWALAGMKVMLGGQPGDKSVGLMLEGLRG is encoded by the coding sequence ATGGCTTACGAAAATCCATCGAAAAAAGAATCGGCAGTTGATCCCAAGCCCCTGACCCCTGGCCCCCAGCCCCCAGCCCCTGGTCCCAAGTCCCTGACCCCTCATTATATCCGTTTTATTGAGCCGGAAATTTCCCACGCGCCTTGGGTGCTGCGTATAACTGAACACAAAGACAAGCCTATCCCTGTATTCATCATTAAAGAGCGCATTCATCCGGACCAGCGGACAGATACCGGCAATATGGTAGCCCCAAGATCGATACTTCGGGAGATCGGCTTGATATACGGTCCCCAACAGCAGCGTATCCTGCCGGTGATTCGTACCATCATTGGAAGAATCTGCAACAGCCAGGGGATACCGCTGGAACTGGGACAATACGTGAACAGCCAGCGCATTACTTTCCGCGGAAACCTTCCCCTGGATGCAGAAGCCGGTTCCAAGCTTGCATTGATATTCAAACTTCAGGAGCGGATTCTGGAACTGGATCGCGTGGAGCTGATTGCCCGTCGGGTGAATCGCTTTACACGGGAGGAGGCCGGCTACTGGCTGTCCCGCATAACGACATACGGGGATGCCGCCAATCGGTGGGCGCTGGCAGGCATGAAAGTGATGCTGGGAGGACAGCCCGGAGATAAGTCTGTCGGCCTGATGCTGGAAGGGCTCAGGGGTTAG